One Chryseobacterium indoltheticum DNA segment encodes these proteins:
- a CDS encoding T9SS type B sorting domain-containing protein: MKKILSFFLIFYIFSTSLAQLDREHWFAPMVDRTGNPNPYQKLYLSTNRTTPFAVTIYNNNIIIGTVTISKNNPQKFDVLRDYIITTQQTDLFTPTSKGLYVKADFPFYANLRFSVFNHAEIITSKGIASTGTTFHAATAPITVNNVILNFMTSVLATEDNTTVTVSGYKNTVQFSNGTTGATNPTLTFTLNKGQSYIIDGIGDIAGNSDGFIGAKIVATKPVNITNGNFNGQYSGNNPNSSDILMDQSIPVSQLGSTFALVKGNGNIGSNMEGALVIATQDNTAVYVNNELIPIANLNTGQYFVIPDTKYQLQGTGHYNLYIVTSKNAYVYQMLAGAATTGNEVATGGFNFIPGLNCYLPKQIDEIGLINENFVHTNNNPTGILAIPTKLNLITEKGATVLVNGNPPPAGTGPFDMTGTTNWVTYGIPNTTGTITVNSTKAITAGITAGSDAVGYGGFFAGFSTQPVILKSGGDCVPGIILTVDPIIYDSYQWYVGGVLIPGATSSTYTPTGSGNYTCSVTMGTCAPLVTAPFKVLNCMKQTAVTYNICDTKVITPTFTTSTQTPVASTVAITTAPTLGTATINAATGVITYTSTNPAAAGTDTFVYTFCGNDPNFTDCETVTVTLNIQPVTVNNATLNACNINGNGTFNLTSAIVTTNTPVTITYYPTLFDAQNENLAALITVPNTYSAPNGTIVYAVAKNPTGCKNIAQITLNLFPLAVVTPANMGNQCDENLDGTVNVVLSDITQLILNNPAYFTNVRYYAQLADANVGNANTLPNNWSYNTNTTIFIRVESPDGCAPVIQQINFTVGTKLTLLKNTLTTTFCDDDLDGIKPMNLSFFVNQFTLDPFVTVSYHATLADAQNDVSPISSAVTLTGSHTYYLRFEKSGFCPDVATIRINLKVPKKSDVLVDKVVCPKTKTNLDAGPGFDAYLWSTGATTPEISNVPAGNYWVELTFDGCVYRQFVNVSESTLPVITSIEINGSTVTIGVSGGTPAYEYSLDGFIWQTSNIFTNVGRGTYTIYVRDSQNCDIVKKDFVIINLINTITPNGDGRNDEIDYSALMNKENLEFRIFDRYGAEVFRGTPSNKFTWDGNMKGRPVSTATYWYFISWTELGNVTTVKFSSWLLVKHRNNSLWDK; this comes from the coding sequence ATGAAGAAAATTCTATCTTTTTTCCTTATTTTTTATATATTCTCTACTTCACTTGCTCAATTGGATAGAGAACACTGGTTTGCGCCTATGGTAGATCGTACCGGAAACCCAAACCCATATCAAAAACTTTATCTTTCAACAAACCGTACAACTCCGTTTGCGGTTACCATATACAATAACAATATCATTATTGGCACCGTCACTATCAGCAAAAACAATCCCCAGAAATTTGATGTCTTGCGAGATTATATCATTACGACTCAGCAGACAGATCTTTTTACACCCACATCAAAAGGGCTGTATGTAAAGGCCGATTTTCCTTTCTACGCCAACCTGAGATTTTCGGTTTTTAATCATGCCGAAATTATTACCTCAAAAGGAATTGCTTCCACGGGAACGACTTTTCACGCAGCCACCGCTCCTATTACAGTGAATAACGTTATTCTTAATTTTATGACGAGTGTTTTGGCAACTGAAGACAATACAACAGTTACTGTATCCGGCTACAAAAATACAGTACAGTTTTCGAACGGTACAACAGGTGCAACCAACCCTACACTTACTTTCACATTAAACAAAGGGCAATCATATATTATTGACGGTATTGGAGATATTGCCGGAAATTCTGACGGCTTTATAGGCGCTAAAATTGTCGCCACCAAACCTGTAAACATCACCAACGGAAATTTCAACGGACAATATTCCGGAAATAATCCTAACAGCTCAGATATTTTAATGGATCAGTCGATACCGGTCAGCCAGCTTGGGAGCACATTTGCTCTTGTAAAAGGTAACGGGAATATTGGCAGTAACATGGAAGGTGCATTAGTAATTGCCACTCAAGACAATACGGCTGTATATGTAAATAATGAATTGATACCTATTGCCAACCTGAATACCGGACAATATTTTGTGATACCGGATACAAAATATCAGCTTCAGGGAACCGGACATTACAACCTGTATATCGTAACAAGCAAAAACGCTTACGTTTATCAAATGCTTGCCGGTGCCGCCACCACAGGAAATGAAGTAGCAACAGGTGGTTTTAATTTTATTCCGGGGCTCAATTGTTACCTGCCGAAACAGATTGATGAAATAGGATTAATTAATGAAAACTTTGTACATACCAACAACAATCCTACAGGAATTCTTGCTATTCCAACAAAATTAAATCTTATTACCGAAAAAGGAGCTACCGTTTTGGTAAACGGAAACCCGCCGCCCGCAGGCACAGGACCGTTTGATATGACCGGTACAACCAATTGGGTAACGTATGGCATCCCCAACACTACAGGAACAATTACCGTTAATTCTACAAAGGCAATTACTGCAGGAATTACCGCAGGAAGCGACGCTGTAGGATATGGTGGATTCTTCGCAGGATTCTCAACACAGCCAGTGATCTTAAAATCCGGCGGAGACTGTGTGCCGGGAATTATACTCACCGTAGATCCTATTATCTATGATTCTTATCAATGGTATGTTGGCGGAGTACTTATTCCGGGAGCTACATCGTCTACTTATACGCCTACCGGATCAGGAAATTACACTTGTTCCGTAACTATGGGAACCTGTGCCCCACTTGTTACAGCACCTTTTAAAGTTTTAAATTGTATGAAACAAACTGCTGTGACGTACAACATTTGCGACACAAAAGTTATTACTCCTACCTTCACTACTTCTACGCAGACTCCGGTAGCCTCGACTGTTGCTATTACCACGGCGCCAACGTTAGGAACAGCAACCATTAATGCTGCCACTGGAGTTATTACCTACACGTCGACCAATCCTGCAGCTGCAGGAACAGATACTTTTGTGTATACTTTCTGCGGAAACGACCCGAACTTTACAGATTGCGAAACCGTTACGGTAACCCTTAATATTCAACCTGTAACTGTAAACAATGCAACGTTAAACGCCTGTAATATCAACGGCAACGGAACTTTTAACCTTACATCGGCCATTGTTACTACAAATACTCCGGTAACGATTACTTATTATCCTACTTTATTTGATGCACAAAACGAAAACTTAGCAGCATTAATTACTGTTCCAAATACCTATTCTGCACCTAACGGAACCATTGTTTATGCTGTTGCAAAAAACCCTACAGGATGTAAAAACATTGCACAGATTACTCTAAATCTGTTTCCTTTGGCAGTCGTCACTCCGGCAAATATGGGAAATCAGTGTGATGAAAATCTGGACGGAACTGTAAATGTTGTTCTTTCTGACATTACACAGTTAATACTGAATAATCCGGCTTATTTTACCAATGTAAGATATTATGCTCAGCTCGCAGATGCCAATGTAGGAAATGCCAATACGCTTCCAAACAACTGGAGCTACAACACCAATACGACTATTTTTATTAGAGTAGAATCTCCGGATGGATGCGCACCAGTAATTCAGCAGATCAATTTTACGGTTGGCACAAAACTGACTTTACTTAAAAATACGCTCACTACTACTTTTTGTGATGATGATTTAGATGGAATAAAACCGATGAATTTATCATTTTTCGTCAATCAGTTTACTTTAGATCCGTTTGTTACCGTTAGTTATCATGCAACTCTTGCCGATGCACAGAACGATGTTTCGCCAATCAGCTCAGCAGTAACCCTTACCGGATCTCATACATATTACTTAAGATTTGAGAAAAGTGGTTTCTGTCCGGATGTAGCAACAATAAGAATCAACCTTAAAGTTCCGAAAAAGTCGGATGTATTAGTAGATAAAGTAGTTTGTCCTAAAACTAAAACAAACTTAGATGCCGGGCCGGGATTTGATGCTTATCTTTGGAGTACAGGCGCTACAACACCTGAAATTTCTAATGTTCCGGCAGGAAATTATTGGGTTGAGCTTACTTTTGACGGTTGTGTTTACAGACAATTTGTAAACGTTTCAGAATCTACTTTACCGGTGATTACATCAATCGAAATCAACGGTTCTACAGTGACAATCGGTGTAAGTGGCGGTACACCCGCTTATGAATATTCGCTTGACGGCTTCATTTGGCAGACCTCAAATATATTTACTAATGTAGGACGAGGAACTTACACGATCTATGTAAGAGATTCGCAGAATTGCGACATTGTGAAAAAAGACTTTGTAATCATTAATTTAATTAATACAATAACCCCAAATGGCGACGGCAGAAATGACGAAATAGATTATTCAGCGTTGATGAACAAAGAGAATCTTGAATTTAGAATTTTTGACAGATACGGTGCCGAAGTTTTCCGTGGAACGCCTTCGAATAAATTTACATGGGACGGCAACATGAAAGGAAGACCGGTTTCTACCGCAACGTATTGGTATTTTATAAGCTGGACAGAACTTGGTAATGTAACGACCGTGAAATTTTCGAGCTGGTTATTGGTGAAACACCGAAACAACAGTCTTTGGGATAAATAA
- a CDS encoding DUF6759 domain-containing protein gives MKKLVLLFTTLLFVSFSAQRQGKDYSNILKSKNIYEINAFLRDAHPDDPRRSVLKPRVMDFMKDYIKNAPPGDKKVREMQENLARLRRGPSTKVSFEEMNAMIKQKQILKYQKQLQVGQSAVVYTPSTAQNVYVTASAAAKNTKVIADTEASEFNMLMGENPVEHKNKTVKILNSLFDNDPNSKECIVMIENKSDCNIIVRIEGVGNTKYRLPVPAHGDNSIVVQKGDYLFSSIVCGAQYASQKTIQKPLMVALGSSSK, from the coding sequence ATGAAAAAGTTAGTTTTACTTTTCACCACTTTACTATTTGTATCATTTTCTGCGCAGAGGCAAGGCAAAGACTACAGCAATATTCTTAAAAGTAAGAATATATATGAAATCAATGCCTTCCTGAGAGACGCACATCCTGATGACCCACGAAGATCTGTTCTGAAACCTAGAGTGATGGATTTCATGAAAGATTATATCAAAAACGCTCCGCCGGGTGATAAAAAAGTACGGGAAATGCAGGAAAATCTGGCGAGGCTGAGAAGAGGGCCATCTACAAAAGTTTCTTTTGAGGAGATGAATGCGATGATTAAACAAAAACAAATCTTAAAATACCAAAAGCAATTACAAGTGGGTCAGTCTGCTGTTGTTTATACGCCAAGTACAGCACAAAATGTATATGTAACCGCTTCTGCTGCTGCAAAAAACACCAAAGTAATTGCAGATACAGAAGCTTCAGAATTTAATATGCTGATGGGAGAAAATCCTGTTGAACATAAAAATAAAACAGTAAAAATCCTGAACTCTTTATTTGATAACGATCCGAACTCAAAAGAATGCATCGTGATGATTGAGAATAAATCTGACTGTAACATTATCGTACGAATAGAAGGCGTTGGGAATACAAAATACAGACTTCCTGTTCCGGCTCATGGCGACAATTCTATTGTGGTACAAAAAGGAGATTATCTATTCTCAAGTATTGTTTGCGGCGCACAGTATGCATCACAGAAAACTATTCAAAAACCATTAATGGTGGCTCTCGGAAGCTCATCAAAATAG
- the trmB gene encoding tRNA (guanosine(46)-N7)-methyltransferase TrmB codes for MGKNKLRRFAENKTLPNVVQPTREKALNGFELKGNWRKDFFKNDQPIVLELGCGKGEYTVGLAKTFTDKNFIGIDIKGARFWFGAKEAVENGMHNVGFLRSQIELVEYYFAENEVDEIWITFPDPQIKYKRTKHRLTHPDFLERYKKFLKPGGIVHLKTDSEFLHGYTLGYLQGAGYEIISAHHDIYGALEYDPNTPHLRDIRTYYEELFSAKGKTITYIKFRIN; via the coding sequence ATGGGCAAAAATAAATTAAGAAGATTCGCAGAAAATAAAACATTACCAAACGTTGTACAACCTACAAGAGAAAAAGCTCTCAATGGTTTTGAACTGAAAGGAAACTGGAGAAAAGATTTCTTTAAAAACGATCAACCCATCGTTTTAGAATTAGGTTGTGGAAAAGGTGAATATACGGTAGGTCTTGCAAAAACTTTCACTGATAAAAACTTTATCGGAATTGATATAAAAGGAGCAAGATTCTGGTTTGGAGCCAAAGAAGCCGTAGAAAACGGAATGCACAATGTTGGTTTTCTAAGATCGCAAATCGAATTGGTAGAATATTATTTTGCGGAAAACGAAGTTGATGAAATCTGGATTACTTTCCCTGATCCGCAGATTAAATATAAGCGAACCAAACACAGATTGACGCATCCTGATTTCCTTGAAAGATATAAAAAATTTTTAAAGCCGGGTGGAATTGTACATTTAAAAACCGATTCAGAATTTTTGCACGGTTATACTTTGGGTTATCTTCAAGGTGCTGGCTACGAAATCATTTCTGCACATCACGACATCTACGGAGCTTTAGAATATGATCCGAATACGCCTCACTTAAGAGATATCAGAACATATTATGAAGAATTGTTTTCAGCAAAAGGAAAAACAATTACCTATATAAAATTCAGGATTAATTAA
- a CDS encoding DUF6759 domain-containing protein, which translates to MKTFLIVSLFITLFLNSCGSNNHTVKQPVRKPQPHASTSNTGTKINPAAQTEREYQALIKTYKPETTDVLNSLLNDSSNSPNVSVSVENKSNCNMVLTISGNNYFKKIPIAANKTGSAMVPKNQNYNLSGMLCNSVYQKTKYIAGSFSIKLSN; encoded by the coding sequence ATGAAAACATTTCTTATCGTCTCTCTTTTTATTACGCTGTTTCTTAACAGTTGCGGCAGCAATAATCATACGGTTAAACAACCCGTAAGAAAACCTCAACCACATGCTTCAACTTCGAATACAGGAACAAAAATAAACCCTGCTGCCCAAACTGAAAGAGAATATCAAGCGTTAATAAAAACGTATAAACCGGAAACGACAGATGTTTTAAACAGTCTATTGAATGATTCGTCAAACAGCCCAAACGTATCTGTTTCTGTGGAAAATAAGTCGAATTGTAATATGGTCTTAACAATCAGTGGTAATAACTACTTCAAAAAAATTCCTATTGCCGCTAATAAAACCGGATCGGCAATGGTACCGAAAAATCAGAATTACAACCTGTCGGGGATGCTTTGCAATTCAGTATATCAGAAAACAAAATACATTGCAGGTTCATTTAGCATAAAATTATCAAACTAA
- a CDS encoding DUF6759 domain-containing protein, which translates to MKKKTFTFFFFGLIFLSCASNTGKGDIIKSTNIDEIEEYLGKAHPEDPKNRILKQRIIALKNAAWTKGAKNAKPMEARPVFIDLPDPLSNKKNTEANQAVFKKLMSESSEEHKEKTKKLLNNMFNEDINHNEAIVLLKNNSDCDLVLEISGKQFYNLAVPAKGENFIVLNKDSYTFSGNVCDVKYRSSKDISKSLVIVLQNPGFKASDTKVFIAENKSEKNSEKTKTKQIISPKKKKKK; encoded by the coding sequence ATGAAGAAAAAAACATTTACTTTTTTCTTCTTCGGTCTCATTTTTTTATCCTGTGCCAGCAATACTGGTAAAGGCGATATTATTAAAAGCACAAATATCGATGAGATTGAAGAATATCTTGGGAAAGCACATCCCGAAGATCCTAAAAACAGAATTCTAAAACAGCGCATCATTGCATTGAAAAATGCTGCATGGACGAAAGGCGCAAAAAATGCAAAACCTATGGAGGCACGACCTGTTTTCATAGATTTACCTGATCCTTTAAGCAATAAAAAAAATACAGAAGCCAATCAGGCAGTTTTTAAAAAGCTGATGTCTGAAAGCTCTGAAGAGCATAAAGAAAAAACTAAAAAGCTTTTGAATAATATGTTTAATGAAGATATTAATCACAACGAAGCCATTGTTTTACTTAAAAATAATTCTGATTGTGATTTGGTTTTAGAAATATCCGGAAAGCAATTTTACAATCTTGCAGTTCCTGCAAAAGGTGAAAATTTTATTGTTTTAAATAAAGATTCTTATACATTCTCGGGAAATGTATGTGATGTAAAATATCGGAGTTCGAAAGATATTAGCAAAAGTCTGGTTATAGTTTTACAAAATCCCGGATTTAAAGCAAGCGATACAAAAGTTTTTATCGCAGAAAACAAATCAGAGAAAAATTCAGAAAAAACAAAAACAAAGCAAATCATTTCTCCTAAAAAGAAGAAGAAAAAATAA
- the rpsB gene encoding 30S ribosomal protein S2, translating into MAKANVKDLLEAGVHFGHMTRKWNPNMAPYIFMEKNGIHIVDLHKTAVKLDEACSALEKLTSAGKKVLFVATKKQAKEVVAKHAAELNMPYITERWPGGMLTNFVTIRKAVKKMNHIDKMKKDGTFETLSKKERLQVDRQRANLEKNLGSISDMVRLPSAIFVVDIMREHIAVTEAKKLGIPVFGIVDTNSDPRKVDFVIPGNDDASKSIDMILNVVSDSIKEGQSQRKADKEKSKEEGEVVSADKDADFDSAE; encoded by the coding sequence ATGGCAAAAGCAAATGTAAAAGACCTTCTAGAGGCTGGTGTACACTTCGGTCACATGACTAGAAAGTGGAATCCAAATATGGCTCCGTACATTTTTATGGAGAAAAACGGTATTCACATTGTAGACTTACATAAAACAGCAGTTAAGTTGGATGAAGCGTGCAGCGCTTTAGAAAAATTAACTTCTGCAGGTAAAAAAGTTCTTTTCGTAGCTACTAAGAAGCAAGCGAAAGAGGTGGTTGCTAAGCACGCTGCTGAACTTAATATGCCTTATATTACAGAAAGATGGCCGGGTGGTATGTTAACAAACTTTGTTACTATCAGAAAGGCGGTAAAGAAAATGAACCATATCGACAAAATGAAAAAAGACGGTACGTTCGAAACTTTATCTAAAAAAGAAAGATTACAAGTTGACAGACAAAGAGCTAATTTAGAGAAAAACTTAGGTTCTATCTCTGACATGGTGCGTCTTCCTTCTGCAATCTTCGTTGTAGATATCATGAGAGAACACATCGCTGTAACTGAAGCTAAGAAATTAGGTATTCCAGTTTTCGGTATTGTTGATACAAACTCTGACCCAAGAAAAGTAGACTTCGTTATCCCAGGAAACGATGATGCTTCAAAATCTATCGATATGATCTTAAACGTAGTTTCAGATTCTATCAAAGAAGGTCAGTCTCAGAGAAAAGCTGATAAAGAAAAATCTAAAGAAGAAGGTGAAGTAGTTTCTGCTGATAAAGATGCAGATTTCGATTCTGCTGAATAA
- the rpsI gene encoding 30S ribosomal protein S9: MSIVHKIGRRKTSVARVYVRPGSGVITVNGKEAATYFSTDVMVYKLNQPFILSETVGQYDVTVNVFGGGNTGQAEAIRLGISRALCEINAEFRLALKPAGLLTRDARMVERKKPGQKKARKRFQFSKR, from the coding sequence ATGTCTATAGTTCACAAAATCGGAAGAAGAAAAACTTCTGTAGCGAGAGTTTATGTAAGACCAGGTTCTGGAGTTATTACAGTAAACGGTAAAGAGGCTGCAACTTATTTCTCTACAGACGTGATGGTTTATAAACTAAACCAGCCGTTCATCCTTTCTGAAACTGTTGGTCAGTACGACGTTACCGTAAATGTTTTCGGTGGTGGTAATACAGGTCAGGCAGAAGCTATCAGATTAGGTATTTCTAGAGCACTTTGCGAGATCAATGCTGAATTCAGATTAGCATTGAAGCCTGCAGGTTTACTTACGAGAGACGCAAGAATGGTAGAAAGAAAGAAACCAGGTCAGAAAAAAGCAAGAAAGAGATTCCAGTTCTCAAAACGTTAA
- the rplM gene encoding 50S ribosomal protein L13: protein MNTLSYKTVSANKATANKEWVVVDAEGQPLGRLASTVAKILRGKHKANFTPHVDCGDNVIVLNAGKVTLSGNKWNDKTYIWHTGYPGGQKSMTALELQKKDSLKVLEKSVKGMLPKTRLGSALLKNLYLYEGTEHKHEAQQPKTINVNEFK from the coding sequence GTGAATACATTAAGTTACAAAACTGTTTCAGCGAACAAAGCTACTGCGAATAAAGAATGGGTTGTGGTAGACGCTGAAGGACAGCCGTTAGGAAGACTAGCTTCTACGGTTGCAAAGATTTTGAGAGGTAAGCACAAAGCAAACTTTACACCTCACGTAGATTGTGGTGATAATGTTATTGTTTTGAATGCTGGGAAAGTTACTCTTTCAGGAAATAAGTGGAACGATAAGACTTACATCTGGCATACAGGTTATCCTGGTGGACAGAAGTCTATGACAGCTCTTGAACTTCAGAAAAAAGACTCTTTAAAAGTATTGGAAAAATCTGTAAAAGGTATGCTTCCAAAAACTAGATTAGGATCTGCATTGCTTAAAAACCTTTATTTATATGAAGGAACTGAGCACAAGCATGAAGCTCAACAGCCTAAAACAATTAATGTTAACGAATTTAAATAA